One region of Streptomyces davaonensis JCM 4913 genomic DNA includes:
- the murJ gene encoding murein biosynthesis integral membrane protein MurJ yields MTVTPPRTGADGSATLPSAHSGDRGRGRHRRELAPVSRKFLARATLVTAVLSIAGALLGLARDQALARLFGAGSETDAFLVAWTVPEFASTLLIEDGLAFALVPAFSLALARRAQGAPGDPVRALVATTLPKLALTLIGAAALAVGTAPYLVEALAPGLPDPALAVDCTRLTATCVLSFGLAGYFSAVLRAHRRFLVPAAIYVAYNTGIITTMFVLGGHWGVRSAAVGVAVGGALMVAVQLPSVLGRLRRKAAAAQEDSAPADGQAVTLALVVTVLLFALCRQSQVLIERFLASGLPAGSISHLNYAQKVAQIPMTLSLMLCTVTFPMVARAMAEGDTDLARARVERDLAMAACVVLLGAATVIACAPQIIELLFQRGAFTERDTAATAGVMRVYALGLLGQTLVGALIRSYFSAGRPTWYPIATMAVGIIATTWIGVATVRPWGVHGIAAANAAGITVTAVLLLAGMRRRAVPVHTRRVLHELSKPVRAAALATVAGSLVAARLDTPLSGLAAGAATVTGVFLLLGLLMNAQGLAPALHSVRTVTQRLRHVRFR; encoded by the coding sequence ATGACGGTGACGCCTCCACGGACCGGCGCCGACGGCTCGGCGACGCTGCCTTCGGCGCACTCCGGTGACCGCGGCCGGGGCCGGCACCGTAGAGAACTCGCCCCTGTCTCCCGGAAGTTCCTGGCCCGCGCCACCCTCGTCACCGCGGTGCTGTCGATCGCCGGCGCCCTGCTGGGGCTGGCCCGTGACCAGGCGCTGGCCCGGCTGTTCGGGGCGGGGAGCGAGACGGACGCCTTCCTCGTCGCGTGGACCGTGCCGGAGTTCGCCTCGACCCTGCTGATCGAGGACGGCCTCGCCTTCGCGCTGGTCCCTGCGTTCAGCCTGGCGCTGGCCCGCCGCGCCCAGGGCGCCCCCGGTGACCCGGTGCGCGCGCTGGTCGCCACCACGCTGCCCAAGCTGGCCCTCACCCTGATCGGCGCCGCCGCACTGGCCGTCGGCACCGCCCCCTACCTGGTCGAGGCCCTCGCGCCCGGCCTGCCCGACCCCGCCCTCGCCGTCGACTGCACCCGGCTGACCGCGACCTGCGTACTGAGCTTCGGGCTCGCCGGGTACTTCAGCGCGGTCCTGCGGGCCCACCGGCGCTTCCTGGTACCGGCCGCGATCTACGTGGCGTACAACACCGGCATCATCACGACGATGTTCGTCCTCGGCGGGCACTGGGGGGTGCGGTCGGCGGCGGTGGGCGTGGCGGTGGGCGGCGCCCTGATGGTTGCCGTCCAACTGCCGTCCGTGCTCGGGCGGTTGCGCCGCAAGGCGGCTGCGGCTCAGGAGGACTCGGCCCCCGCCGACGGACAGGCCGTGACCCTCGCGCTCGTCGTGACCGTGCTGCTGTTCGCGCTGTGCCGGCAGTCCCAGGTCCTCATCGAGCGGTTCCTCGCCTCCGGGCTGCCCGCCGGCTCCATCTCGCATCTGAACTACGCGCAGAAGGTCGCCCAGATCCCCATGACGCTCTCGCTGATGCTGTGCACGGTCACCTTCCCGATGGTGGCGCGCGCGATGGCCGAGGGCGACACCGACCTGGCCCGCGCCCGCGTGGAGCGCGATCTGGCGATGGCCGCCTGCGTGGTGCTGCTCGGCGCCGCCACGGTCATCGCCTGCGCCCCGCAGATCATCGAACTGCTCTTCCAGCGCGGCGCGTTCACCGAGCGGGACACCGCCGCCACGGCCGGAGTGATGCGCGTCTACGCCCTCGGGCTGCTCGGCCAGACCCTGGTCGGCGCGCTGATCCGCTCCTACTTCTCGGCGGGCCGCCCCACCTGGTACCCGATCGCCACGATGGCCGTCGGCATCATCGCCACCACCTGGATCGGCGTGGCGACGGTACGCCCCTGGGGCGTGCACGGCATCGCCGCCGCCAACGCCGCCGGCATCACCGTCACCGCCGTCCTGCTCCTCGCCGGGATGCGCCGCCGCGCGGTCCCGGTGCACACCCGGCGGGTGCTGCACGAACTGAGCAAGCCGGTCCGGGCCGCGGCGCTCGCGACGGTGGCCGGTTCCCTGGTCGCCGCCCGCCTCGACACTCCCTTGTCCGGTCTCGCCGCCGGTGCGGCCACCGTCACCGGCGTGTTCCTCCTGCTCGGCCTGCTCATGAACGCCCAGGGCCTGGCCCCCGCACTGCACTCCGTACGCACCGTCACGCAAAGGCTCCGCCATGTCCGTTTCCGTTGA